A single window of Oerskovia paurometabola DNA harbors:
- a CDS encoding TetR/AcrR family transcriptional regulator — translation MSAARSNTHAQAVDAAIELFTRKGYEQTTVEDIADAAQISRATFFRRFRSKEDVVFADHELLLDAVVVLLGETRPAARGVTPEELENVDPYVEVCKAARLVFDHHVGQRETSVARHRLLQDVPALRDRELVTTHRYERAFTSYLRDSLPADTRNSTASVAFAASVVAVHNAILRRWLRDPDQDLRPELEEAFADLRRAARNPAGPTTEPTPAPTSPARGSGDALARSGDASGRRVVVTVLDGDADPDEVARAVRDALA, via the coding sequence ATGAGTGCCGCACGAAGCAACACGCACGCGCAGGCGGTGGACGCGGCGATCGAGCTGTTCACCCGCAAGGGCTACGAGCAGACGACCGTCGAGGACATCGCCGACGCCGCACAGATCAGCCGGGCCACGTTCTTCCGCCGTTTCCGATCCAAGGAGGACGTGGTCTTCGCGGACCACGAGCTGCTGCTCGACGCCGTCGTGGTCCTGCTCGGCGAGACCCGTCCCGCGGCGCGCGGGGTGACCCCCGAGGAGCTCGAGAACGTCGACCCGTACGTCGAGGTGTGCAAGGCCGCGCGGCTCGTGTTCGACCACCACGTGGGCCAGCGCGAGACGTCGGTCGCGCGGCACCGCCTGCTGCAGGACGTGCCCGCGCTGCGCGACCGCGAGCTCGTGACGACGCACCGCTACGAGCGCGCGTTCACGTCCTACCTGCGCGACTCGCTGCCCGCGGACACCCGCAACTCGACCGCGTCGGTCGCGTTCGCGGCGTCGGTCGTCGCGGTGCACAACGCGATCCTGCGGCGCTGGCTGCGCGACCCGGACCAGGACCTGCGCCCCGAGCTCGAGGAGGCGTTCGCGGACCTGCGCCGCGCGGCCCGCAACCCCGCCGGCCCGACGACGGAGCCCACCCCCGCACCCACGTCGCCTGCGCGCGGCTCGGGGGACGCCCTCGCGCGGTCGGGTGACGCATCGGGCCGCAGAGTCGTCGTGACCGTGCTCGACGGCGACGCCGACCCCGACGAGGTCGCCCGCGCGGTCCGCGACGCGCTCGCCTGA
- a CDS encoding polynucleotide kinase-phosphatase, which yields MTTEQHVTSGEPRVLTVPELSLVVLVGVSGSGKSTFARERFAPFEAVSSDFCRGLVSGDVNDQSATAAAFEVLGTIVSKRLEAGHLTVVDATNVQSAARKSLVALARAHDVLPVAIVLDVPESVAIERNRSRPDRDFGDHVVKRQRQALRSSLKSLSREGFRKVHVLRGVDEIARATISREPLLNDLRDQTGPFDAIGDVHGCRAELETLLGELGYVIGRDDAGRPVDAAHPEGRRALFLGDLVDRGPDSPGVLRLVMGMVRAGHALAVPGNHEHKLVRALSGRNVTVSHGLETTLAQLADEPEEFRQDVETFCRELVSHLVLDGGRLVVAHAGLKESYHGRASGRVRSFALYGDTTGETDEFGLPVRYPWANEYRGRATVLYGHTPTPEAEWVNNTMCLDTGCVFGGKLSALRYPEKELVSVPAAQVYYEPARPFLPAEGSGEAEGAARPQRDPDVLDVTDVLGRRSVVTGTRGRITIPEENAAGALEVMSRFATDPRALLYLPPTMSPVATSQRPGYLEHPEDAFAAYAGDAVGQVVCEEKHMGSRAVVLVCREAYGASARRFGVDVQPGGRGVAHTRTGRPLFSGPTAEALLEHVAKALDGAGVWDELGADWLLLDAEVLPWSAKADQLIRDQYASVGAAARAVMPAALAALDAAVARGVDVGDLRARTASRAEDTERYTQAYRRYRWPVDGLDGVQLAPFQVLASGSGVAGEPTGATYATRDHLWHLGIADRLVEADPVLFRTTRRLVVDPADDASRAEGVRWWEELTGAGGEGMVVKPLANLVRGPRGLVQPGLKVRGREYLRIIYGPEYTREQHLERLRVRSLGRKQSLALREYALGLEAVERVVAGEPLWRVHEAVFAVLALESEPVDPRL from the coding sequence ATGACCACCGAGCAGCACGTGACCAGCGGGGAACCCCGCGTCCTGACCGTGCCCGAGCTCTCGCTCGTGGTGCTCGTCGGCGTGTCCGGGTCCGGCAAGTCGACGTTCGCGCGCGAGCGCTTCGCGCCGTTCGAGGCCGTCTCGTCGGACTTCTGCCGGGGACTCGTCTCGGGGGACGTCAACGACCAGTCGGCCACGGCCGCGGCGTTCGAGGTGCTCGGGACGATCGTGAGCAAGCGCCTGGAGGCCGGGCACCTGACCGTCGTCGACGCGACCAACGTGCAGTCCGCAGCGCGCAAGAGCCTCGTCGCGCTCGCGCGGGCGCACGACGTCCTGCCCGTCGCGATCGTGCTTGACGTGCCCGAGTCCGTCGCGATCGAGCGCAACCGGTCCCGCCCCGACCGCGACTTCGGCGACCACGTCGTCAAGCGTCAGCGCCAGGCGCTGCGGTCGTCACTCAAGTCCTTGAGCCGCGAGGGCTTCCGCAAGGTCCACGTGCTGCGCGGCGTCGACGAGATCGCCCGCGCCACGATCTCCCGCGAGCCCCTGCTGAACGACCTCCGCGACCAGACCGGGCCGTTCGACGCGATCGGCGACGTGCACGGCTGCCGCGCCGAGCTCGAGACCCTGCTGGGCGAGCTCGGCTACGTGATCGGGCGCGACGACGCCGGCCGCCCGGTCGACGCCGCCCACCCCGAGGGTCGCCGTGCGCTGTTCCTGGGCGACCTCGTCGACCGCGGGCCCGACTCGCCGGGCGTGCTGCGCCTCGTGATGGGCATGGTTCGGGCGGGGCACGCGCTCGCCGTCCCCGGCAACCACGAGCACAAGCTCGTGCGCGCGCTCTCGGGGCGCAACGTGACCGTCAGCCACGGGCTGGAGACGACGCTCGCGCAGCTCGCCGACGAGCCCGAGGAGTTCCGCCAGGACGTCGAGACGTTCTGCCGCGAGCTCGTCTCGCACCTGGTGCTGGACGGCGGGCGGCTCGTGGTCGCGCACGCCGGGCTCAAGGAGTCGTACCACGGGCGCGCGTCGGGCCGGGTGCGCAGCTTCGCGCTCTACGGGGACACGACGGGGGAGACCGACGAGTTCGGGCTGCCCGTGCGCTACCCGTGGGCGAACGAGTACCGCGGCCGGGCGACGGTGCTCTACGGGCACACGCCCACGCCCGAGGCCGAGTGGGTCAACAACACGATGTGCCTCGACACGGGGTGCGTCTTCGGTGGGAAGCTCTCCGCGCTGCGGTACCCGGAGAAGGAGCTCGTGTCGGTGCCCGCGGCCCAGGTCTACTACGAGCCGGCGCGGCCGTTCCTGCCGGCGGAGGGCTCGGGGGAGGCCGAGGGGGCCGCTCGCCCGCAGCGCGACCCCGACGTCCTCGACGTGACCGACGTGCTCGGCCGCCGGTCGGTCGTCACGGGCACGCGGGGGCGCATCACGATCCCCGAGGAGAACGCAGCCGGGGCCCTGGAGGTCATGAGCAGGTTCGCGACCGACCCGCGCGCGCTGCTGTACCTGCCGCCGACCATGAGCCCCGTCGCGACGTCGCAGCGCCCCGGCTACCTCGAGCACCCCGAGGACGCGTTCGCGGCGTACGCGGGCGACGCCGTCGGGCAGGTCGTGTGCGAGGAGAAGCACATGGGCTCGCGCGCCGTGGTGCTCGTGTGCCGCGAGGCGTACGGGGCGTCGGCCCGGCGCTTCGGGGTCGACGTGCAGCCGGGCGGGCGCGGGGTCGCGCACACGCGCACGGGCCGTCCGCTCTTCTCCGGCCCGACGGCGGAGGCTCTTCTCGAGCACGTCGCGAAGGCCCTCGACGGGGCCGGGGTGTGGGACGAGCTGGGTGCCGACTGGCTCCTGCTCGACGCCGAGGTCCTGCCCTGGTCCGCGAAGGCCGACCAGCTCATCCGCGACCAGTACGCGAGCGTCGGGGCCGCGGCCCGGGCCGTCATGCCCGCGGCGCTCGCGGCGCTCGACGCGGCCGTGGCCCGCGGCGTGGACGTCGGGGACCTGCGGGCGCGCACGGCCTCGCGGGCCGAGGACACCGAGCGGTACACGCAGGCGTACCGGCGCTACCGCTGGCCCGTCGACGGCCTCGACGGCGTGCAGCTCGCGCCGTTCCAGGTGCTCGCGAGCGGGTCGGGCGTGGCGGGCGAGCCGACCGGTGCGACCTACGCGACCCGCGACCACCTGTGGCACCTGGGGATCGCCGACCGGCTCGTCGAGGCCGACCCCGTGCTCTTCCGCACGACGCGACGCCTCGTGGTCGACCCCGCGGACGACGCATCGCGTGCCGAGGGTGTCCGCTGGTGGGAGGAGTTGACCGGGGCCGGCGGGGAGGGGATGGTCGTCAAGCCGCTCGCGAACCTGGTGCGCGGGCCCAGGGGGCTCGTCCAGCCGGGGCTCAAGGTCCGCGGCCGCGAGTACCTGCGGATCATCTACGGCCCCGAGTACACCCGGGAGCAGCACCTGGAGCGGTTGCGCGTCCGTTCGCTGGGGCGCAAGCAGTCGCTCGCGCTGCGCGAGTACGCGCTGGGGCTCGAGGCGGTCGAGCGTGTGGTCGCGGGCGAGCCGCTGTGGCGCGTGCACGAGGCCGTCTTCGCGGTCCTCGCGCTCGAGTCGGAGCCGGTCGACCCACGGCTCTAG
- a CDS encoding GNAT family N-acetyltransferase, whose translation MTTAPDLFELRPGRQDDVEQCLGVWIEASAARDGRRVEGVGARARGKFDQSVAWTVATDGVGDVVGFAVGTRPGSGLASDPPGSAVLGLLAVDPRAQGAGLGRRLLRDVTGLLARQGYSRAVLHVLTDNVGAVSLYERHGWVPRGDPVEHALLRRDSQTYVRDLTRADHHDGADASTPTGPRA comes from the coding sequence GTGACCACCGCACCCGACCTCTTCGAGCTGCGTCCTGGGCGCCAGGACGACGTCGAGCAGTGCCTGGGGGTGTGGATCGAGGCGAGTGCCGCCCGCGACGGACGCCGTGTCGAGGGCGTCGGTGCTCGCGCCCGCGGGAAGTTCGACCAGAGCGTCGCGTGGACGGTCGCGACGGACGGCGTGGGCGACGTCGTCGGGTTCGCCGTGGGGACGCGTCCGGGCAGCGGACTGGCGAGCGACCCACCCGGGTCCGCGGTGCTCGGCCTGCTCGCGGTCGATCCCCGCGCCCAGGGTGCGGGCCTCGGCCGCCGGCTTCTCCGGGACGTCACCGGTCTGCTCGCTCGACAGGGCTACTCTCGCGCCGTGCTTCACGTCCTGACGGACAACGTCGGCGCGGTCAGCCTCTACGAGCGGCACGGCTGGGTTCCTCGGGGAGACCCGGTCGAGCACGCCCTGCTACGACGCGACTCGCAGACCTACGTGCGTGACCTGACGCGAGCGGACCATCACGACGGGGCGGACGCCTCGACCCCGACAGGCCCCCGCGCCTGA
- a CDS encoding 3' terminal RNA ribose 2'-O-methyltransferase Hen1, whose amino-acid sequence MLVTLTTTAGAPAGSVEHGALLDATDLGYLLHKHPARAQSFDLPVGTAHVFYPEADAARCTVALLLEVDPVGIVRNKRFGGRDAFSLAQYVNDRPYAASSMLAVALGAVFRTAMTGRCDSRQALADGPIPLEIHVPALPCRGGAGLAERLFEPLGWTVEAMPEPLDPTVPEWGDSRYVDLRLSGTVRLADALHHLYVLLPVLDDAKHYWVTGDEVDKLLRAGEGWLAEHPERDQIMRRYLAHQRRYVEDATDRLVTLDGGPLPADAEAVGTPAEGDVPAAGSDAVGTTTPTLARQRAEAVVAALHEVGARSVVDLGCGEGALLRLLAADRRFTRVLGTDVAARELEKAATRLRLEDASDAERERVRLVQSSLTYRDERIAGFDAAVLMEVIEHVDPPRLGALERVVFAEARPGAVVVTTPNVEYNALYPSLGEHGHRHADHRFEWTRAELGAWADGVAHRHGYAVTFRDVGPQDVGPSALGAPTQMALFVRSTEARA is encoded by the coding sequence ATGCTGGTCACCCTCACGACGACCGCCGGTGCACCGGCCGGGTCCGTCGAGCACGGAGCCCTTCTGGACGCGACCGACCTCGGGTACCTGCTGCACAAACACCCTGCGCGAGCCCAGTCGTTCGACCTCCCCGTCGGCACGGCGCACGTCTTCTACCCCGAGGCCGACGCCGCCCGCTGCACGGTCGCGCTGCTGCTCGAGGTCGACCCCGTGGGGATCGTGCGCAACAAGCGCTTCGGCGGCCGCGACGCCTTCTCCCTGGCCCAGTACGTCAACGACCGCCCCTACGCCGCGTCCTCGATGCTCGCGGTCGCGCTCGGTGCCGTGTTCCGTACCGCGATGACCGGACGCTGCGACTCGCGGCAGGCGCTCGCAGACGGCCCGATCCCGCTCGAGATCCACGTCCCCGCGCTGCCCTGCCGGGGCGGTGCGGGGCTCGCCGAGCGCCTGTTCGAACCCCTGGGCTGGACCGTCGAGGCGATGCCCGAGCCGCTCGACCCGACCGTGCCCGAGTGGGGCGACTCGCGCTACGTCGACCTGCGCCTGAGCGGCACGGTCCGCCTCGCCGACGCCCTGCACCACCTGTACGTCCTGCTGCCCGTGCTCGACGACGCCAAGCACTACTGGGTCACGGGCGACGAGGTCGACAAGCTGCTGCGCGCGGGCGAGGGATGGCTCGCCGAGCACCCCGAGCGGGACCAGATCATGCGCCGCTACCTCGCGCACCAGCGCCGGTACGTCGAGGACGCGACCGACCGGCTCGTGACGCTCGACGGCGGCCCGCTGCCCGCCGACGCCGAGGCCGTGGGGACCCCCGCCGAGGGCGACGTCCCCGCCGCGGGGAGCGACGCCGTCGGGACCACGACGCCCACGCTCGCCCGGCAGCGCGCCGAGGCCGTGGTCGCGGCCCTGCACGAGGTCGGGGCGCGCAGCGTCGTCGACCTCGGGTGCGGCGAGGGCGCCCTCCTGCGGCTGCTCGCCGCCGACCGCCGCTTCACGCGTGTGCTCGGCACCGACGTCGCCGCGCGCGAGCTCGAGAAGGCCGCGACCCGGCTGCGCCTGGAGGACGCGAGCGACGCCGAGCGTGAGCGCGTGCGGCTCGTGCAGTCCTCGCTCACGTACCGCGACGAGCGGATCGCGGGCTTCGACGCCGCGGTGCTCATGGAGGTGATCGAGCACGTCGACCCGCCGCGCCTGGGCGCGCTCGAACGGGTCGTGTTCGCCGAGGCGCGTCCAGGGGCGGTCGTCGTGACGACGCCCAACGTCGAGTACAACGCGCTGTACCCGTCCCTGGGGGAGCACGGGCACCGGCACGCGGACCACCGCTTCGAGTGGACGCGCGCCGAGCTCGGGGCGTGGGCCGACGGCGTCGCGCACCGCCACGGGTACGCCGTGACGTTCCGCGACGTCGGGCCGCAGGACGTGGGGCCGAGCGCGTTGGGCGCACCGACGCAGATGGCGCTGTTCGTACGATCGACGGAGGCACGGGCATGA
- the pnuC gene encoding nicotinamide riboside transporter PnuC, translated as MDLIHALFDAQLTIGDQHLLWREIVGNGFGLASALGGMRRKIWAWPVGIVGNLLLLTVFLGAVFATPNPVNLLGQAGRQVMFVVVSVYGWVQWRRTRDRLGEADADSHGVAVVPRWASWRQRAFLVVALVAGTALLTPIFRALESYEPVWADAWIFMGSLLATYGMAKGWVEFWLIWVAVDIVGVPLLVDAGFYASAFMYVFYGAFTLVGFFVWWRIDRRSKALILAGASPAAPTTGQA; from the coding sequence ATGGACCTGATCCACGCGCTCTTCGACGCGCAGCTCACGATCGGCGACCAGCACCTGCTGTGGCGCGAGATCGTGGGCAACGGGTTCGGGCTCGCGTCCGCGCTCGGCGGCATGCGCCGCAAGATCTGGGCGTGGCCCGTGGGGATCGTCGGGAACCTCCTGCTGCTCACGGTGTTCCTCGGGGCCGTGTTCGCGACGCCCAACCCCGTCAACCTGCTCGGCCAGGCCGGGCGCCAGGTCATGTTCGTCGTCGTGTCGGTGTACGGGTGGGTGCAGTGGCGCCGGACGCGCGACCGTCTCGGGGAGGCGGACGCCGACAGCCACGGCGTGGCGGTCGTGCCGCGCTGGGCCTCGTGGCGGCAGCGCGCCTTCCTGGTCGTCGCGCTCGTGGCCGGGACAGCGCTCCTGACCCCGATCTTCCGCGCGCTGGAGTCGTACGAGCCCGTGTGGGCCGACGCGTGGATCTTCATGGGCTCGCTGCTCGCGACGTACGGCATGGCCAAGGGCTGGGTCGAGTTCTGGCTGATCTGGGTCGCCGTGGACATCGTTGGCGTGCCCCTGCTGGTCGACGCGGGCTTCTACGCGTCGGCGTTCATGTACGTGTTCTACGGGGCGTTCACGCTCGTGGGCTTCTTCGTGTGGTGGCGCATCGACCGGCGCTCGAAGGCCCTGATCCTCGCGGGCGCCTCCCCCGCCGCGCCCACCACCGGGCAGGCCTGA
- a CDS encoding class I SAM-dependent methyltransferase: MSTTPQVPVGGPGSPGGPGGPTGEGPGAEEFAERLFASSLGALDVFSVYLGDRLGWYRALAADGPATSAELAARTGTQERYAREWLEGQAVAGILTVAAPDARGPGDDAPASGTPDGAARRYALQAGPAEVLTDEHSLAYLAPLPRLFAAVGRTFDELLDAYRDGGGVSWGRLGADAREAQADLNRPWFERELAGALGRVPDLHAILSRPDARVADVGCGAGWSTVALARAYPQARLDGYDLDAPSVDMARANAQAAGVADRVAFHVADAATLPADVLLDAAFAFECTHDMPRPVEVLSAVRRAVLPDGAVVVMDEAVADEFVAPGDEVERLMYGFSQFVCLPDGLSSSPSVGTGTVMRPATLERYALDAGFERVEVLPVEGFSFFRFYRLHH, encoded by the coding sequence ATGTCCACGACACCGCAGGTCCCGGTCGGCGGTCCCGGCAGCCCCGGTGGCCCCGGTGGCCCGACGGGCGAGGGTCCGGGAGCCGAGGAGTTTGCCGAGCGGTTGTTCGCGTCGTCCCTCGGCGCCCTCGACGTCTTCTCGGTGTACCTCGGCGACCGGCTGGGCTGGTACCGGGCGCTCGCGGCCGACGGCCCCGCGACCTCGGCCGAGCTGGCCGCCAGGACGGGCACGCAGGAGCGCTACGCGCGCGAGTGGCTGGAGGGACAGGCGGTCGCGGGGATCCTCACGGTCGCGGCGCCCGACGCACGTGGACCCGGGGACGACGCTCCGGCGTCGGGCACGCCGGACGGCGCCGCACGGCGCTACGCCCTGCAGGCGGGGCCCGCCGAGGTGCTGACGGACGAGCACAGCCTCGCGTACCTGGCGCCGCTGCCCCGCCTGTTCGCGGCCGTGGGGCGCACGTTCGACGAGCTCCTCGACGCGTACCGCGACGGCGGCGGGGTGTCGTGGGGTCGGCTCGGCGCCGACGCGCGCGAGGCGCAGGCCGACCTGAACCGCCCGTGGTTCGAGCGCGAGCTCGCGGGCGCGCTCGGCCGCGTCCCGGACCTGCACGCGATCCTGTCCCGACCGGATGCCCGGGTCGCGGACGTGGGGTGCGGGGCGGGGTGGTCGACGGTCGCGCTCGCCCGCGCCTACCCGCAGGCGCGGCTCGACGGGTACGACCTCGACGCCCCGTCGGTCGACATGGCTCGCGCGAACGCGCAGGCCGCGGGCGTCGCGGACCGGGTGGCTTTCCACGTCGCGGACGCGGCGACCCTGCCCGCGGACGTGCTGCTCGACGCGGCGTTCGCGTTCGAGTGCACGCACGACATGCCGCGCCCCGTCGAGGTCCTGTCGGCGGTCCGGCGGGCCGTCCTGCCCGACGGCGCCGTGGTGGTCATGGACGAGGCCGTCGCCGACGAGTTCGTCGCGCCGGGCGACGAGGTCGAACGGCTCATGTACGGGTTCAGCCAGTTCGTGTGCCTGCCGGACGGCCTGTCGTCGTCCCCGTCGGTCGGCACGGGCACGGTCATGCGACCCGCGACGCTCGAGCGGTATGCGCTCGACGCGGGGTTCGAGCGCGTCGAGGTGCTGCCGGTCGAGGGGTTCAGCTTCTTCCGGTTCTACCGGCTGCACCACTGA
- a CDS encoding ribokinase: MPTPPPLPRILVLGSINHDVTARTARLPGPGETVGGGVLSAQPGGKGANQAVAAARLGADTRMVGAVGTDEAGHGLVAALAEAGVGTDAVARVSAPTGTALIVVDAAGENQIAVCAGANDDVRLPSAGSGDSDVLLAQLEIPLDVVVAAALAFPGYVALNAAPARALPRELVDRADLVVVNETEYAAMPEVASARRVVVTYGGDGAALVEHGVETLRVPAYRTEVVNSVGAGDAFCAALTLSLAAGLPADHSLRLASAVGSDAVSHEASQPPLRSWDHYRRRTSEE, translated from the coding sequence GTGCCGACCCCACCCCCGTTGCCCAGGATCCTCGTCCTCGGCAGCATCAACCACGACGTCACGGCGCGGACCGCACGTCTCCCCGGGCCCGGAGAGACGGTCGGTGGCGGCGTGCTGTCCGCGCAGCCGGGAGGCAAGGGCGCGAACCAGGCCGTCGCGGCTGCCCGGCTCGGGGCGGACACCCGCATGGTCGGGGCGGTCGGCACGGACGAGGCCGGGCACGGACTCGTCGCGGCCCTCGCGGAGGCCGGGGTGGGGACCGACGCGGTCGCGCGCGTGAGCGCCCCCACGGGGACGGCGCTCATCGTGGTCGATGCCGCGGGCGAGAACCAGATCGCGGTCTGCGCGGGCGCCAACGACGACGTCCGGCTGCCGTCGGCGGGGTCCGGCGACTCCGACGTGCTCCTCGCTCAGCTCGAGATCCCGCTCGACGTCGTCGTCGCAGCGGCTCTGGCCTTCCCCGGTTACGTCGCGCTCAACGCCGCGCCTGCGCGCGCCCTGCCCCGTGAGCTGGTCGACCGTGCCGACCTCGTCGTCGTCAACGAGACCGAGTACGCGGCGATGCCTGAGGTGGCGTCGGCGCGGCGGGTCGTGGTCACCTACGGCGGCGACGGGGCGGCCCTGGTCGAGCACGGGGTGGAGACGCTCCGTGTGCCGGCCTACCGCACCGAGGTCGTGAACAGCGTCGGGGCGGGAGACGCCTTCTGCGCCGCCCTGACGCTCTCTCTCGCTGCCGGCCTGCCCGCGGACCACTCGTTGCGCCTCGCGTCGGCCGTCGGGTCCGACGCCGTCTCGCACGAGGCGTCGCAGCCGCCGTTGCGGTCGTGGGACCACTACCGCCGGCGCACGTCCGAGGAGTGA
- a CDS encoding DUF1684 domain-containing protein encodes MITELHVVDWRRRVQHLYAHVRDLAVEDPAAAHEYWVASRDALLAEHPASPILPADRPAFTGVPVGPYDAAMRFEVPLVPDPARGTPDAARLDVPTGTDGVVPFERVGRLDLPGLGSLDVWALRSYGGGLFVPVKDRSTATYGGGRYLLDTIKGADLGSASSRPGPDGDAPLVVDLNFAYNPSCAYDPAWACPLAPPGNTLAVELACGELVRAKG; translated from the coding sequence ATGATCACCGAGCTGCACGTCGTCGACTGGCGCCGCCGCGTCCAGCACCTGTACGCGCACGTCCGCGACCTGGCCGTCGAGGACCCCGCAGCGGCGCACGAGTACTGGGTCGCGTCGCGCGACGCCCTGCTGGCCGAGCACCCGGCGTCGCCGATCCTGCCCGCGGACCGGCCCGCCTTCACCGGGGTTCCGGTCGGCCCGTACGACGCCGCGATGCGCTTCGAGGTGCCGCTCGTGCCCGACCCCGCGCGCGGCACCCCCGACGCCGCCCGCCTCGACGTCCCCACGGGCACCGACGGCGTGGTGCCGTTCGAGCGCGTCGGGCGCCTCGACCTCCCGGGCCTGGGGTCGCTCGACGTGTGGGCGCTGCGCTCGTACGGCGGCGGGCTGTTCGTGCCGGTCAAGGACCGGTCGACCGCGACGTACGGCGGCGGTCGCTACCTGCTGGACACGATCAAGGGCGCGGACCTCGGGTCCGCGTCGTCCCGTCCGGGGCCCGACGGCGACGCTCCCCTGGTCGTCGACCTCAACTTCGCGTACAACCCGTCGTGCGCGTACGACCCGGCCTGGGCGTGCCCGCTCGCGCCGCCCGGGAACACGCTCGCGGTCGAGCTGGCGTGCGGGGAGCTGGTGCGGGCCAAGGGCTAG
- a CDS encoding VOC family protein, whose product MTTRLNPYLNFRDDARAAIEFYRDVFGGELTISTFADFQAADDPADADKVMHSQLEAPNGLVLMAADTPSSMEYSPGGGVAISLSGEQADDAELRGYWAKLSSSGTVTVPLEVAPWGDAFGMCVDRFGVSWLVNIAAAQG is encoded by the coding sequence ATGACGACTCGACTCAACCCGTACCTGAACTTCCGGGACGACGCCCGTGCGGCGATCGAGTTCTACCGAGACGTGTTCGGCGGCGAGCTGACCATCAGCACGTTCGCCGACTTCCAGGCGGCCGACGACCCCGCCGACGCCGACAAGGTCATGCACTCCCAGCTCGAGGCGCCGAACGGCCTGGTCCTCATGGCCGCCGACACCCCGAGCTCGATGGAGTACTCGCCCGGCGGCGGCGTCGCGATCTCGCTCAGCGGCGAGCAGGCCGACGACGCCGAGCTCCGCGGCTACTGGGCCAAGCTGTCGTCGAGCGGCACCGTGACCGTGCCGCTCGAGGTCGCACCGTGGGGCGACGCGTTCGGCATGTGCGTCGACCGGTTCGGTGTGAGCTGGCTCGTCAACATCGCGGCCGCGCAGGGCTGA